A genome region from Natronobeatus ordinarius includes the following:
- a CDS encoding DUF5798 family protein, whose product MGLGSTAKKLQMISDSAEQMYKQVQELQGRIISLEEEVDETHETVTTLDHRVEEQRALLVAIAEEQGLDAEEILAEAAIEEAEDDESGDDGDETTTEGDGTPEESAAADAE is encoded by the coding sequence ATGGGACTCGGTTCAACCGCGAAGAAACTCCAGATGATCTCTGACAGCGCAGAGCAGATGTACAAACAGGTCCAGGAGCTTCAGGGGCGGATCATCAGCCTCGAAGAGGAGGTCGACGAGACTCACGAGACGGTGACGACGCTCGACCACCGGGTGGAAGAGCAGCGGGCGCTGCTGGTCGCCATCGCCGAGGAACAGGGGCTCGACGCCGAGGAGATTCTCGCGGAGGCGGCGATCGAGGAAGCCGAGGACGACGAAAGTGGGGACGACGGCGACGAGACGACGACGGAGGGCGACGGTACGCCGGAGGAATCCGCGGCGGCCGACGCGGAGTAG